The following are encoded in a window of Telmatobacter sp. DSM 110680 genomic DNA:
- a CDS encoding DUF4870 domain-containing protein yields the protein MTVATRTGISDNAAGAISYFTFIPGIVFLLLPPYKESSYVRFHAWQSVLLCITAFVVDIILGAIALLTLFLGTAALAYTLRIILLLWLILWLVCVIQAMNGRRFRIPLLGSIAEKLAMKG from the coding sequence ATGACCGTAGCGACTCGAACCGGAATTTCAGACAACGCGGCTGGCGCGATTTCTTACTTCACGTTTATCCCGGGCATCGTCTTTCTTCTTCTTCCGCCGTATAAGGAAAGCAGCTACGTTCGCTTTCACGCGTGGCAGTCGGTGTTGTTGTGTATCACGGCATTTGTGGTCGACATCATTCTTGGAGCCATCGCGCTTCTAACCCTGTTTCTGGGGACAGCCGCTCTCGCCTATACGCTGAGGATCATTTTGCTGCTCTGGCTCATTCTCTGGCTGGTTTGCGTTATCCAGGCTATGAATGGCAGGCGGTTCAGGATCCCGCTCCTCGGGTCCATTGCCGAAAAGCTCGCGATGAAGGGCTAG
- a CDS encoding DUF3857 domain-containing transglutaminase family protein, translated as MEIRLRAFPSLQPLTIAVVLAAISTPGWAGLFNKNQPVPDWALQANKTHTPDYAKDASSVVLYEEYVESVDGNGRATERHRKVLRVLKPQGRKNYCDVGYDVDEKINYFRAWTIAADEKQYMAQDTDFAEVGDTSVPIMLSTHKLRVAVPPAIDIGATVVCESEEILQPYLHETIWDIQQNTPVVFQALEVDLPAGRPHAQSWHSFKSVAAVEVSPNHWRWELKDMPALDLRDIPSRPEWEALAARMSVQWGDAAVEGTDNEWKAIGQWVTTLEADRPVPSPEITSFTQTLIAGAPDFYTKLSRITDSIQKNIRYFIVERGIGGLQANHAADIFRNRYGDCKDKTTLLIAMLRVAGINAYYVPVDARRGIVDPEDPSLYGNHMITAIELPADVNDSRLLAIVKAHDGKRYLIFDPTNQHTPVGNLPSYLQGSYGTLAAGPASQIIALPVLPPDANGNVRKGAFTLASDGTLSGQVDTTHFGPEGAELRHDLKDSDEKERRESLETAISHDVPGVVLNSFQFVQPSELDKPLEVHYKLTASQYAHQAGTLLLVRPRVVGSHAMAFNDKPRTVPIDLSATGHWHDSFDITLPSGYVVDETPDPVNLDLDFASYHSTITTKGDQLHYEREFVVRQVELPAARAGDFRKLESAILMDEKGTAVLKKQ; from the coding sequence ATGGAAATTCGGCTTCGGGCCTTTCCTAGTCTTCAGCCCCTCACGATCGCAGTTGTTTTGGCGGCCATCTCGACCCCGGGCTGGGCCGGCCTTTTCAACAAGAATCAGCCCGTGCCCGATTGGGCTCTTCAAGCCAACAAGACCCACACTCCCGACTATGCAAAGGACGCGTCATCCGTAGTCCTCTATGAAGAGTACGTGGAATCTGTCGATGGTAACGGCCGTGCAACAGAACGCCATCGCAAGGTGCTGCGCGTTCTTAAACCACAGGGACGGAAAAATTATTGCGACGTTGGTTACGACGTCGATGAAAAGATCAACTACTTCCGAGCATGGACCATTGCAGCCGACGAAAAGCAATACATGGCGCAGGACACCGATTTTGCCGAAGTGGGGGACACCAGCGTTCCGATTATGCTCTCCACGCATAAGCTTCGCGTCGCGGTTCCGCCGGCCATCGATATTGGCGCAACGGTAGTCTGTGAATCGGAAGAAATTCTGCAGCCCTACTTGCATGAAACCATCTGGGATATTCAGCAAAACACTCCGGTCGTCTTCCAGGCGCTTGAAGTCGATCTCCCTGCCGGGCGCCCGCACGCGCAATCCTGGCACAGCTTCAAATCGGTTGCCGCGGTGGAGGTTTCCCCGAATCATTGGCGCTGGGAATTGAAAGACATGCCCGCGCTCGATCTGCGCGACATCCCTTCGCGTCCGGAGTGGGAAGCGCTTGCGGCTCGGATGAGCGTGCAATGGGGCGACGCTGCGGTGGAGGGAACTGACAACGAGTGGAAGGCAATCGGACAGTGGGTCACGACGCTCGAAGCGGACCGCCCGGTGCCTTCGCCCGAGATCACGTCCTTTACGCAGACACTGATTGCGGGTGCCCCGGATTTCTACACCAAGCTTAGCCGCATTACCGATTCCATCCAGAAAAACATCCGTTACTTCATCGTCGAGCGCGGCATCGGCGGCCTGCAGGCTAATCACGCCGCCGACATCTTCCGCAATCGCTACGGTGACTGTAAAGACAAGACCACCCTGCTGATCGCCATGTTGCGCGTAGCCGGCATCAATGCGTATTACGTCCCGGTGGATGCGCGCCGTGGCATCGTCGATCCTGAAGACCCATCACTTTACGGCAATCACATGATCACCGCGATCGAGCTTCCAGCCGACGTGAACGACTCACGGCTGCTCGCGATTGTGAAAGCGCACGACGGCAAACGCTATCTGATCTTCGATCCGACCAACCAACACACGCCCGTGGGAAATCTGCCGTCGTACCTGCAGGGAAGCTATGGCACACTCGCTGCGGGTCCGGCTAGCCAGATCATTGCCCTTCCTGTGCTGCCACCCGATGCCAACGGCAATGTCCGCAAGGGCGCATTCACGCTGGCTTCCGACGGAACGCTTAGCGGCCAGGTGGACACAACTCACTTTGGTCCTGAAGGAGCTGAACTGCGTCACGATCTTAAGGATTCCGACGAAAAGGAACGTCGCGAGTCACTGGAGACGGCCATCTCCCACGATGTGCCCGGCGTAGTCCTCAACTCCTTTCAATTCGTTCAGCCGTCTGAACTCGACAAACCGCTCGAGGTGCACTACAAGTTGACAGCCTCGCAATATGCGCATCAGGCCGGAACCTTGCTGCTCGTGCGGCCGCGCGTTGTGGGCTCGCACGCCATGGCGTTTAATGACAAGCCGCGCACTGTTCCCATCGACCTCAGCGCGACAGGTCACTGGCATGACAGCTTCGACATCACGCTGCCATCGGGCTACGTTGTCGATGAGACGCCGGACCCGGTTAATCTCGATCTTGATTTCGCCAGCTACCACTCCACCATCACTACTAAAGGGGACCAGCTTCACTATGAGCGCGAATTTGTCGTTCGCCAGGTGGAACTCCCTGCCGCCCGCGCCGGAGACTTCCGCAAACTCGAAAGCGCCATCCTGATGGATGAGAAGGGAACAGCGGTCCTCAAAAAGCAGTGA
- a CDS encoding VacB/RNase II family 3'-5' exoribonuclease codes for MTDRELLAQIARSAGGKAGYKQLVRELGLGGGRERRLLLEQLARMTARGDLVKTDREHWSIPRKTTGGTRDNLIAGRLDLHRDGYGFVRPNARQGVAKEDDVFIPPDEINGAMQGDQVLVELAPPRNDGRRLGRIARILERRNPTVVGVFHYARSEREMGNKVIPFDERMTQHIVIPYGQEMPETEQPATPHRVLGSEAAAASPHPDDLEGLVVDVEITSWPTPTRPPIGRIIEILGDPDDFGVDVEMMIRKHQLPRVFPDKVLAEARAVAFLDDVEVNRRRDFRELPIVTIDGETAKDFDDAILVTERPDGGYELQVHIADVAEYVGSGTDLDLEARLRGNSVYFPDRAIPMLPQELSTDICSLRPHEDRLVLSCIMQLSSAGRIESFEIVEGVIRSAERMTYTAVHAILEGDAETRVRYAPLVADFERMRHLAGLMNRRREERGSIDFDLPEPVIEFDEQGQMRGVTKSERTWANRLIEEFMLAANECVATWIEDLGVPSLYRIHEKPEPRRVVQFEELASSFGYTLGLGALPVKRIQTRGDRRDAQRTGRSVRTHEVPEDIAVTPKMYQKLTKRIEGKPEERILSYLMLRSLSQARYSEINEGHFALAAPTYTHFTSPIRRYPDLIVHRITKSLLRDGVVGKAEVAEGRHSSPWTHPHEALKGIVIHHAKKLKPGEGFSGEPPIPEVELAQIAEETSQTERRAAEAERELVEWKKVRFMQDRVGEEFAALVLNPTKYGLFVELTDLFVEGLVPIDTLRDDRYTFRENTHEIVGDRWGRTFRAGDRVQVILDRILAQERRLQFSIVEEGITLTGKKQPKASPSSKKNRRKDSSNSGSKKKNRHVRKSKRR; via the coding sequence ATGACCGATCGGGAACTGCTGGCGCAGATCGCACGTTCCGCTGGCGGCAAAGCCGGATACAAGCAGCTTGTCCGCGAACTCGGCCTCGGCGGAGGCCGCGAGCGCCGTCTTCTCCTCGAACAGCTAGCCCGCATGACGGCACGCGGCGATCTCGTCAAGACAGACCGCGAGCATTGGAGCATTCCCAGAAAGACCACCGGCGGTACCCGCGATAACCTCATCGCCGGACGCCTCGACCTGCATCGAGACGGCTACGGATTCGTGCGCCCGAATGCCCGCCAGGGAGTCGCGAAAGAAGACGACGTGTTCATCCCACCCGACGAGATCAACGGCGCCATGCAAGGCGATCAGGTACTCGTTGAACTCGCTCCACCCCGTAATGATGGCCGCCGTCTCGGCCGCATCGCCCGCATTCTCGAGCGCCGCAACCCCACCGTCGTCGGCGTATTTCACTACGCTCGCTCCGAACGCGAAATGGGAAATAAAGTCATCCCCTTCGACGAGCGCATGACGCAGCACATCGTCATCCCCTACGGCCAGGAGATGCCGGAGACTGAGCAACCGGCCACGCCGCATCGCGTTCTCGGCAGCGAAGCAGCCGCAGCATCTCCCCACCCAGACGACCTTGAAGGCCTCGTAGTCGACGTCGAAATCACGAGCTGGCCCACGCCTACACGTCCGCCCATTGGTCGCATCATTGAAATCCTCGGTGATCCCGACGACTTCGGCGTCGACGTTGAGATGATGATCCGCAAGCATCAGCTTCCTCGCGTTTTTCCGGACAAAGTATTGGCCGAGGCCCGTGCCGTCGCATTTCTCGATGATGTCGAAGTCAATCGCCGCCGCGATTTCCGCGAACTCCCCATCGTCACCATCGACGGCGAAACTGCGAAAGATTTTGACGATGCAATCCTCGTCACCGAGCGCCCCGATGGCGGATACGAACTTCAGGTCCACATCGCCGACGTCGCCGAGTACGTAGGCTCGGGCACAGACCTTGACCTTGAAGCGCGCCTGCGCGGCAACAGCGTCTATTTCCCTGATCGCGCCATCCCCATGCTTCCGCAGGAACTATCAACCGATATCTGCAGCCTTCGCCCCCATGAAGACCGTCTCGTTCTGAGCTGCATCATGCAACTCAGTTCAGCCGGTCGCATAGAGAGTTTCGAAATCGTCGAAGGCGTCATCCGTTCCGCCGAGCGCATGACCTACACCGCCGTGCACGCGATCCTTGAAGGCGACGCGGAAACCCGCGTCCGCTATGCCCCCCTGGTCGCAGACTTCGAGCGCATGCGCCACCTCGCCGGATTGATGAATAGACGCCGCGAAGAGCGCGGCTCCATTGACTTCGATCTTCCCGAGCCTGTCATCGAATTCGACGAGCAGGGCCAGATGCGCGGAGTCACCAAGTCAGAGCGCACCTGGGCCAACCGTCTCATCGAAGAATTCATGCTCGCAGCTAACGAGTGCGTCGCTACCTGGATTGAAGATCTGGGCGTGCCTTCGCTCTATCGTATCCACGAAAAGCCTGAGCCGCGTCGTGTCGTGCAATTCGAAGAACTCGCCTCCAGCTTCGGCTATACCCTTGGCCTGGGTGCGCTGCCCGTCAAACGCATTCAAACCCGCGGTGATCGTCGCGATGCGCAGCGCACCGGCCGCAGTGTCCGCACGCATGAAGTGCCGGAAGACATTGCTGTCACACCAAAGATGTATCAGAAACTCACTAAGCGCATCGAAGGCAAACCTGAGGAGCGCATTCTCAGCTACCTGATGCTCCGTTCTCTCAGCCAGGCGCGCTACTCCGAGATCAACGAAGGCCACTTCGCCCTGGCTGCACCCACCTACACGCATTTCACTTCGCCCATCCGCCGCTATCCCGACCTCATCGTGCACCGCATTACAAAGTCGTTGTTGCGCGATGGAGTTGTCGGCAAAGCGGAAGTCGCGGAAGGCCGTCACAGTTCGCCATGGACCCATCCCCACGAGGCGCTCAAGGGCATCGTCATCCATCACGCCAAAAAACTGAAGCCGGGGGAAGGCTTCAGCGGGGAACCACCCATTCCCGAGGTCGAACTGGCACAGATCGCAGAAGAGACCAGCCAAACAGAGCGCCGCGCTGCTGAGGCCGAACGAGAACTGGTGGAATGGAAGAAAGTTCGTTTCATGCAGGATCGCGTCGGTGAGGAATTTGCAGCGCTGGTCCTCAATCCCACCAAGTACGGTCTGTTCGTCGAGCTGACCGACCTGTTTGTCGAAGGCCTGGTGCCCATCGACACCCTGCGCGACGACCGTTACACATTCCGCGAGAACACCCACGAAATCGTTGGCGACCGCTGGGGCCGAACCTTCCGCGCAGGCGACCGCGTGCAGGTAATCCTCGATCGCATCCTTGCACAGGAACGCCGGCTGCAATTTTCAATTGTGGAAGAAGGCATCACGCTCACCGGCAAAAAGCAACCGAAGGCCTCGCCCAGTTCTAAGAAAAATCGGCGCAAGGACAGCTCAAATTCGGGATCGAAAAAGAAGAACCGCCATGTCAGGAAATCAAAGCGCCGCTAG
- a CDS encoding MerR family transcriptional regulator encodes MASHPSPKRAVETPTIPDRLYFKIGDVARICKIEPYVLRFWESQFPQLKPNKSGTGQRLYRKRDVEIAVEIKRLVYGEGYTLSGARQALGQARRSGSEPQAATAVPAAQVQAPASAVTKKHDKLAEVIGRARAELREIAGILGSPATATIPPVQPLRRRAARPPALENASGSLFDA; translated from the coding sequence ATGGCATCGCATCCATCCCCGAAGCGCGCCGTCGAGACCCCGACAATACCAGACCGTCTCTATTTCAAAATTGGAGACGTGGCGCGTATTTGCAAGATCGAGCCTTATGTGCTGCGGTTCTGGGAGTCGCAGTTTCCTCAGCTAAAGCCAAACAAGAGCGGCACGGGGCAACGGCTCTATCGCAAGCGCGATGTAGAGATCGCAGTCGAGATCAAGAGACTTGTGTATGGCGAAGGCTATACGCTCTCGGGTGCGCGCCAAGCGCTGGGGCAAGCGCGCCGGTCTGGATCCGAGCCGCAGGCTGCAACCGCAGTTCCTGCTGCGCAGGTACAGGCGCCTGCATCGGCTGTTACGAAGAAGCACGACAAGCTTGCGGAGGTTATCGGTCGAGCCCGTGCCGAGTTGCGCGAGATTGCCGGCATACTAGGTTCTCCGGCGACCGCGACCATACCCCCGGTGCAGCCGCTACGCCGTAGAGCCGCACGCCCCCCCGCATTGGAGAATGCTTCCGGCTCACTGTTTGACGCCTAG
- a CDS encoding DUF3857 domain-containing protein → MTSDSKAPGADAVYLYREERSDDNLHYHSYYVRLKVLTEKGKELATVRTPYERRSFKVTDIQGRTIHRDGTVIALNTKPSDLTDVKTKDYQVNTMVFTLPSVEVGSILEYRLQIRYDDDMVSSPTWQVQQPYYVRKAHYFFQPSSKLEYITNSRGDPANKLMYGVIGPKDTKIVSDTTGRYTYDVSDVPPIPTDDWMPPLNSIHWRVEFYYTGYTSGSEFWQKEGKRWAKETDHFATPSKALKDAVSKIVAPTDTDEQKARKLYEEVMKLDNTDFTREKSSAERKAEKLKQIKDAEDVWNQKSGSSDDIALLYVALARAAGLHVYPMQVVDRNRALFDQNYLSLSQLDDYIAVLSINGKDVLVDPGEKMCPFGVLHWKHSYASGLRLTDNGPSGGTTPAVAYTTSSISRVANLQIDPSGNVKGVARFILTGQEALHWRQLALRNDEAEVKKQFTESIHADLPDGVQADFDHFLGLDQYNSNLMAFVTVSGALGTATGKHFFLPEQFFQAHAKHPFVAQDKRTTPIDVHYPRMETDEVTYHLPSDFSVEIPPPPGAITWPEHAVLKVVAAAKDNDVTIGRTAAFNFTMLPSNQYGDLHDFYQKVATADQQQLVLTRSQTAAKGN, encoded by the coding sequence ATGACATCTGATTCCAAGGCGCCGGGTGCTGACGCCGTCTATCTCTATCGTGAAGAGAGGTCAGACGACAATCTCCACTACCACAGCTACTACGTGCGCCTCAAAGTGCTCACGGAGAAGGGCAAGGAACTAGCTACCGTTCGCACCCCTTACGAACGCCGTAGCTTTAAAGTGACAGACATCCAGGGTCGCACCATCCATCGCGATGGCACCGTGATTGCGCTCAATACCAAGCCATCCGATTTGACCGACGTCAAGACCAAGGACTATCAGGTCAATACCATGGTGTTCACCCTGCCCAGCGTTGAGGTCGGCAGCATTCTTGAATACCGACTCCAGATCCGCTATGACGACGACATGGTCTCGTCGCCAACATGGCAGGTCCAGCAACCGTATTATGTCCGCAAAGCGCATTACTTCTTCCAGCCATCCTCAAAGCTTGAGTACATCACCAACTCTCGCGGCGATCCGGCCAACAAGCTGATGTATGGGGTGATTGGCCCGAAAGATACAAAGATCGTGAGCGACACTACCGGTCGCTACACATACGACGTCAGCGATGTTCCCCCAATTCCCACGGACGACTGGATGCCGCCGCTCAATAGCATCCACTGGCGTGTCGAGTTTTACTACACCGGCTATACCAGCGGATCGGAGTTCTGGCAGAAGGAAGGGAAGCGCTGGGCTAAGGAAACCGATCACTTTGCCACCCCGAGCAAGGCCCTGAAGGACGCGGTCTCCAAAATCGTCGCCCCCACTGACACCGATGAGCAAAAAGCTCGCAAACTCTACGAAGAGGTGATGAAACTCGATAACACCGACTTCACGCGCGAAAAATCCAGCGCCGAACGCAAGGCCGAAAAACTAAAACAAATCAAAGACGCTGAGGATGTCTGGAACCAGAAGAGCGGTTCTTCCGACGACATTGCCCTGCTTTATGTAGCCCTCGCCCGCGCTGCCGGACTTCACGTCTATCCGATGCAGGTGGTCGACCGCAACCGTGCGCTCTTCGACCAGAATTATCTGTCGCTTTCTCAGTTGGATGATTACATTGCCGTCCTTTCGATCAACGGGAAGGACGTGTTGGTCGATCCGGGCGAAAAGATGTGCCCCTTCGGCGTGCTGCATTGGAAACATTCCTACGCATCCGGTCTCAGGCTGACAGATAATGGGCCATCCGGCGGTACAACCCCGGCGGTGGCTTATACCACGTCAAGCATAAGCCGGGTCGCAAACCTCCAAATCGACCCATCCGGAAATGTGAAAGGAGTTGCGCGTTTCATTCTTACCGGACAGGAAGCTTTGCACTGGCGCCAGCTTGCACTGAGGAATGACGAAGCCGAAGTCAAGAAGCAGTTCACCGAGAGCATTCATGCCGACTTACCGGACGGTGTTCAGGCTGACTTCGATCATTTTCTCGGTCTCGATCAGTACAACTCCAACCTCATGGCTTTCGTAACCGTCTCCGGTGCTCTCGGAACCGCGACTGGAAAACACTTCTTCCTCCCCGAACAGTTCTTCCAGGCGCACGCAAAACATCCCTTCGTTGCGCAGGATAAGAGAACCACACCCATCGACGTGCACTACCCGCGTATGGAAACGGATGAGGTTACCTACCATCTGCCGTCGGATTTTTCCGTAGAGATTCCGCCACCGCCCGGAGCAATCACCTGGCCTGAACACGCCGTACTTAAGGTCGTTGCCGCTGCCAAAGATAATGACGTCACCATCGGCCGTACTGCAGCATTCAACTTCACCATGCTGCCGTCGAATCAATACGGCGATCTTCACGATTTCTATCAAAAGGTTGCCACCGCCGATCAACAGCAGCTGGTGCTGACTCGTTCGCAGACCGCTGCTAAAGGAAATTGA
- a CDS encoding SOS response-associated peptidase, with translation MCGRFARRSTQEVLADWFGVDIEDMPWFAPTYNAAPQSTQPAVRLNADTGKPEFALMRWGLVPFWAKDAKIGYTTINARAEEVAAKPVYREALKSRRCLIPADAFYEWQHAGGKTKQPFAFGMQSGEPYSFAGLWERWKPKEGEPLESFTILTTDPNELAEKVHDRMPVILAPHDYARWMDPGDPTRPPVDLLRPYPAEKMRIWAVDQRVGNVRNDDPDLLTEQPVQQQLF, from the coding sequence ATGTGCGGCCGGTTTGCGCGTCGATCTACGCAGGAAGTTCTTGCCGACTGGTTCGGCGTGGACATCGAGGACATGCCTTGGTTCGCGCCGACATATAACGCTGCTCCGCAGAGCACCCAACCGGCGGTGCGCTTGAACGCAGATACAGGCAAGCCAGAGTTTGCGCTGATGCGCTGGGGGCTGGTTCCGTTCTGGGCGAAGGACGCCAAAATCGGATACACGACCATCAATGCGCGCGCCGAAGAGGTAGCCGCAAAACCCGTTTACCGGGAAGCACTGAAATCGCGGCGCTGCCTGATTCCGGCGGATGCGTTTTACGAGTGGCAGCATGCTGGAGGGAAGACTAAGCAGCCATTTGCTTTTGGGATGCAGAGTGGGGAGCCATACTCTTTTGCGGGTCTATGGGAGCGTTGGAAACCGAAGGAAGGCGAGCCGCTGGAGAGTTTCACGATTTTGACAACCGATCCCAACGAGTTGGCCGAGAAAGTGCATGATCGCATGCCGGTGATCCTGGCGCCGCACGACTATGCGCGATGGATGGATCCCGGCGACCCGACACGACCCCCGGTTGACTTACTACGACCATATCCGGCCGAAAAGATGCGGATTTGGGCCGTGGACCAGCGGGTAGGCAACGTGCGCAATGACGATCCGGATTTGTTGACCGAGCAGCCGGTGCAGCAGCAACTGTTCTAA
- a CDS encoding oxidative damage protection protein: MAHMVFCVRNKQEMEGLDEPPFDSEFGQKIYKNVSKAAWAEWVDRQKMLLNEYRLQPWTPQAQSFLVEQMEQFFFGEGSALPSEFVPPSH, translated from the coding sequence ATGGCGCATATGGTTTTTTGTGTTCGCAACAAGCAGGAGATGGAGGGTCTCGATGAGCCGCCCTTCGATTCGGAGTTTGGTCAGAAGATTTATAAGAACGTCTCGAAAGCCGCATGGGCCGAATGGGTCGACCGGCAGAAGATGTTGCTGAACGAGTACCGCCTTCAGCCCTGGACCCCCCAGGCGCAGAGTTTCCTGGTCGAACAGATGGAGCAGTTCTTCTTTGGCGAGGGCTCCGCGCTCCCGTCGGAGTTCGTGCCACCATCTCACTAA
- a CDS encoding NADH:flavin oxidoreductase/NADH oxidase: MSHPLFSPFQLQSVVFPNRIGVSPMCEYSSEDGFANDWHLVHLGARAQGGAGLVMTEASAVMPEGLISINDLGIWKDEHIAKLAQIVRFIHAQGARAGMQLAHAGRKGSMTAPFGGERLLTSEEGRWEPEGPSAIAFSPSYAVPKALDEAEIAGVVSAFADAAKRADKAGFDVVEIHAAHGYLLHEFLSPLANQRVDQYGGSFDNRIRLLLEVTDAVRAAWPDHLPLFVRISATDWAEGGWTADESVLLAAKLREHGVDLVDVSSGGQVPHVKIPLGPGYQVPFAARIRKETGMPTAAVGMITEAKQANDIVANGEADIVLLAREMLRDPYWPLHAAAKLGETASWPVQYLRAAPQGSIARAAVERAK; this comes from the coding sequence ATGAGCCATCCTCTTTTCTCGCCTTTTCAATTGCAGTCTGTGGTGTTTCCTAATCGCATTGGCGTTTCGCCGATGTGTGAGTACTCTTCGGAGGACGGGTTCGCGAATGACTGGCACCTGGTTCATCTTGGCGCTCGCGCGCAGGGTGGTGCGGGGCTGGTGATGACGGAGGCCTCGGCGGTGATGCCGGAGGGCCTAATCTCGATTAACGACCTGGGCATCTGGAAGGATGAGCACATCGCAAAGCTTGCGCAGATCGTTCGGTTCATTCATGCGCAAGGCGCGCGGGCAGGGATGCAGCTTGCTCATGCGGGACGCAAGGGAAGCATGACGGCGCCGTTTGGCGGAGAGCGGCTGCTGACCTCGGAAGAAGGACGATGGGAGCCGGAGGGGCCGAGCGCGATTGCTTTCTCGCCGAGCTATGCGGTGCCCAAAGCGCTGGATGAGGCGGAGATTGCGGGCGTAGTGAGTGCGTTTGCGGATGCGGCAAAGCGCGCCGACAAAGCCGGGTTCGACGTCGTGGAGATTCACGCTGCGCACGGATACCTCCTGCACGAGTTTCTGTCGCCGCTGGCTAACCAGCGGGTCGATCAATACGGCGGCAGTTTCGACAACCGCATCCGGCTCCTGCTGGAGGTGACAGACGCGGTTCGAGCGGCGTGGCCCGATCACTTGCCACTGTTTGTCCGCATCTCGGCGACGGACTGGGCCGAGGGCGGTTGGACTGCCGATGAGTCGGTTTTGCTGGCGGCGAAACTGCGCGAGCATGGCGTCGACTTAGTGGATGTATCGTCGGGCGGACAGGTGCCGCACGTGAAGATTCCTCTGGGGCCGGGATACCAGGTCCCGTTTGCAGCACGGATTCGCAAAGAAACGGGAATGCCGACGGCTGCGGTGGGGATGATTACGGAAGCAAAGCAGGCGAACGACATCGTGGCCAATGGCGAAGCGGACATCGTTCTGCTGGCGCGGGAGATGCTGCGCGATCCTTACTGGCCTCTGCATGCAGCTGCAAAACTGGGCGAAACCGCGAGCTGGCCAGTGCAGTATTTGCGCGCGGCACCGCAGGGATCGATTGCGCGAGCAGCGGTGGAGCGGGCGAAGTAA